The following proteins are co-located in the Campylobacter concisus genome:
- the neuB gene encoding N-acetylneuraminate synthase, with protein sequence MNKIFIIAEAGVNHNGNMELAKKLIDAAVEAKVDAIKFQTFKTELCISKNAKKAEYQVENTGNAKESQFEMVKKLELTSQNHCELISYCKEKNITFLSTPFDSDSIKLLHELGLSTFKIPSGEITNLPYLRQIGGLNKKIILSTGMANLGEVEAAIEVLVKSGTKRENISLLHANTQYPTPMEDVNLKAMITLKNAFGLDVGYSDHTLGIEVDIAAVAMGAKIIEKHFTLDKNMPGPDHKASLEPDELAAMVRSIRNIELALGDGLKHFSKSESENIKIVRKSIVAKRDIKKGEIFSEQNICVKRPGDGISPIRWDEVIGQISQKDYKQDDLI encoded by the coding sequence ATGAATAAAATATTCATTATAGCCGAAGCCGGAGTTAATCATAACGGGAATATGGAGCTAGCCAAAAAACTAATAGATGCAGCAGTGGAAGCAAAAGTAGATGCAATAAAATTTCAAACATTTAAAACAGAACTTTGTATATCCAAAAATGCAAAAAAAGCTGAATATCAGGTGGAAAATACTGGAAATGCTAAAGAAAGTCAATTTGAGATGGTAAAAAAATTGGAATTAACTAGTCAAAATCATTGTGAATTAATATCTTACTGCAAAGAAAAAAATATCACGTTTCTCTCAACCCCTTTTGATAGCGACAGTATTAAGCTTCTTCATGAGCTTGGGCTTAGTACATTTAAAATTCCAAGTGGCGAGATAACAAATTTACCTTATCTTAGGCAGATAGGCGGCTTAAATAAAAAGATCATTCTCTCAACTGGCATGGCAAATTTAGGCGAGGTGGAAGCCGCGATAGAAGTACTTGTAAAAAGCGGCACAAAACGTGAAAACATAAGCCTTCTTCATGCAAATACGCAGTATCCAACGCCAATGGAGGATGTAAATTTAAAGGCGATGATAACACTAAAAAATGCCTTTGGGCTTGATGTCGGATATAGCGATCATACGCTTGGCATTGAGGTTGATATCGCAGCGGTTGCCATGGGTGCAAAGATCATAGAAAAGCACTTTACACTTGATAAGAATATGCCTGGACCTGATCATAAGGCTAGCCTTGAGCCAGATGAGCTGGCGGCTATGGTTAGGAGCATTAGAAATATCGAGCTAGCACTTGGAGATGGGCTAAAACACTTTAGCAAAAGTGAGAGTGAAAATATAAAAATAGTTAGAAAATCGATCGTAGCAAAACGAGATATAAAAAAAGGTGAAATTTTTAGTGAGCAAAATATCTGTGTAAAACGTCCAGGAGATGGCATAAGCCCTATTAGATGGGATGAGGTGATCGGGCAAATTTCACAAAAAGACTATAAACAAGATGATCTGATATGA
- a CDS encoding NAD-dependent epimerase/dehydratase family protein, with product MNILITGSGGFIGSNLINNLKNEYFILELYNGLEYNFNENKIVCNMQNEEHVEKLLNEDIKIDIIIHAASVLATKDNVRDLSLFYDNIKIYENLLLIVNKFKPQKLINFSSIAVYPNKDGFFSEISEIRPSLNTECLYGLSKFCGENILDFYLKNKDIKVIHLRLSQVYGPGMREDRIVKLMEKELKETNKITVFGMGKRASNFINIDTLIKKIRIVLNYNSSDIFNIGEENISYKTLAERIIQQYGNKDSVVKLTKVGISSNVIIDCSKEMEVLV from the coding sequence ATGAATATTTTAATAACCGGTTCTGGCGGATTTATAGGAAGTAATTTAATAAATAATTTAAAAAATGAATATTTTATACTTGAACTATATAATGGGTTGGAATATAATTTTAATGAAAATAAAATTGTATGCAATATGCAAAATGAAGAACATGTAGAAAAGTTATTAAATGAAGATATTAAAATTGATATAATTATTCATGCTGCATCTGTCTTAGCAACTAAAGATAATGTTAGAGATTTGTCTTTATTTTATGATAATATTAAAATATATGAAAATCTTTTGCTTATTGTAAATAAATTTAAACCACAAAAATTGATAAATTTTTCTTCTATAGCGGTTTACCCAAACAAGGATGGGTTTTTTTCTGAAATATCAGAAATTAGACCTTCATTGAATACTGAGTGTTTATATGGACTATCTAAATTTTGTGGAGAAAATATTTTAGATTTTTACTTAAAAAATAAGGATATAAAAGTAATTCATTTAAGGCTTTCTCAAGTATATGGTCCAGGTATGAGAGAAGATAGAATCGTAAAATTAATGGAGAAAGAATTAAAAGAGACCAATAAAATAACAGTTTTTGGTATGGGAAAAAGAGCTAGTAATTTTATAAATATAGATACATTAATCAAAAAAATAAGAATTGTGCTAAATTATAATTCATCGGATATATTTAACATCGGAGAAGAAAATATATCTTATAAAACTTTAGCTGAAAGAATTATACAGCAATATGGCAATAAAGACTCTGTTGTTAAACTAACAAAAGTTGGAATTTCATCCAATGTAATAATAGATTGTAGCAAAGAAATGGAGGTTTTAGTATGA
- a CDS encoding ATP-grasp domain-containing protein, with the protein MYVIGITGTGSLVGQAIIKSIKKSSFKNELLIGMDYFSDTIGSFWVDKNYVLPDILNKSIKEKDWIENIINIINVEKINILFIGVDFELRLFAKYKLYIEHNTSCIVVVSDEKTIQIADDKYETYKFLKENGLYYPKTYLKEDIKIAINNKDVTFPLIIKPRNGYRSINVFIVSNLKELNDKLEIIPNPIIQEYIGSKDTEYTCGVIVLDNKVKESISLRRDLRDGNTINTYFNINYPKIIKKYIENISSKLNQFGVCNFQLRLDSDGLPKLFEINARHSGTTYIRALYGFNEVEYILEYLLKNREISFKLQEGVVKRYFDEMLVEGSSI; encoded by the coding sequence ATGTATGTTATAGGAATTACTGGAACGGGCTCTTTAGTTGGACAAGCTATTATCAAATCAATAAAAAAATCATCATTTAAGAACGAGCTACTTATTGGCATGGATTATTTTTCAGATACAATAGGCTCTTTTTGGGTTGATAAAAATTATGTTTTACCAGACATACTGAATAAAAGTATCAAAGAAAAAGATTGGATAGAAAATATAATCAATATTATTAATGTAGAAAAAATAAATATTTTATTTATTGGTGTTGATTTTGAGTTAAGGTTATTTGCAAAATATAAATTATATATTGAGCATAATACTTCTTGTATAGTTGTTGTAAGTGATGAAAAAACCATACAAATAGCAGATGATAAATATGAAACATATAAATTTTTAAAAGAAAATGGATTGTATTATCCTAAAACTTATTTGAAGGAAGATATTAAAATAGCTATCAATAATAAAGATGTGACGTTTCCTTTGATTATAAAACCAAGAAACGGTTACAGGAGTATAAATGTTTTTATTGTTTCAAATCTAAAAGAACTAAATGATAAATTAGAAATAATTCCAAATCCAATTATTCAAGAATATATAGGTTCAAAAGATACAGAATATACATGTGGTGTTATTGTCTTGGATAATAAAGTAAAAGAAAGTATATCACTAAGAAGAGACTTAAGAGATGGAAATACAATAAATACATATTTTAATATTAACTATCCTAAAATCATTAAAAAATACATAGAGAACATTTCAAGTAAATTAAATCAGTTTGGAGTTTGTAATTTTCAGTTAAGATTAGACTCTGATGGTTTGCCAAAATTGTTTGAAATTAACGCTAGACATTCTGGTACAACATATATTAGAGCATTATATGGTTTTAATGAAGTAGAATATATTTTAGAATATTTATTAAAAAATAGGGAAATATCTTTTAAGTTGCAAGAAGGAGTTGTAAAGAGATACTTTGATGAAATGCTAGTTGAAGGTAGTAGTATATGA
- a CDS encoding PHP domain-containing protein, protein MKFNDLMVDFHLHSTWTDGQNSITEIIKSVKKNNIHSIAITDHIRKTSTYFNDYKNEINHLNSHENINIYIGFEAKINDFVGNIDVKDIVVKEADIAIASVHRFPIGQRLYNASEFKSNIAQEIELELSLAALNMGGFNVLGHPGGMSLTAHNEFHQSFFEEIIVMCSKNDIAFDLNGRYHCNQLNILLPLLKKYNPYVSIGTDSHSVKSIGYWNNILKGCIKCML, encoded by the coding sequence TTGAAATTTAATGATTTGATGGTTGATTTTCATTTGCATTCAACTTGGACTGATGGCCAAAATTCAATTACAGAAATTATAAAGAGTGTAAAAAAAAATAATATACATTCAATCGCAATTACTGATCACATTCGAAAAACATCGACATATTTCAATGATTATAAAAATGAAATCAATCATTTAAATAGTCATGAAAATATTAATATATATATAGGCTTTGAGGCAAAAATCAATGATTTTGTAGGCAATATTGATGTGAAAGATATTGTGGTTAAAGAGGCTGATATTGCAATAGCCAGTGTTCATAGATTTCCTATTGGACAAAGACTATATAATGCTTCAGAATTTAAATCAAATATTGCACAAGAAATAGAACTAGAGCTGTCATTGGCTGCCTTAAATATGGGGGGGTTTAATGTGCTAGGGCATCCAGGAGGTATGTCGCTAACCGCTCACAATGAATTTCATCAGAGTTTTTTTGAGGAAATTATTGTTATGTGTAGTAAAAATGATATAGCGTTCGATCTAAATGGTAGATATCATTGTAATCAGTTAAATATTTTATTACCATTGCTTAAAAAATATAACCCTTATGTTTCAATAGGGACCGATTCTCATAGTGTCAAAAGTATCGGTTATTGGAATAACATATTAAAAGGATGCATTAAATGTATGTTATAG
- a CDS encoding LegC family aminotransferase gives MRKCDFDEVLKFIKSAFGKDKVPLHEPKFIGNEKKYLLECIDSSFVSSVGKFVDELESKLAQMVGAKFAVATTNGTSALHICLKLAGVEQNDEVITQPVTFIATCNAISYLFAKPVFVDVDLDTLGMSPTSLSAFLEKNCELKEDNCVNKTSGRIVRACVPMHTFGLPCKIVEIAEICKRWNIVLVEDSAESLGSYYKGTHTGNFGKLAAMSFNGNKIVTSGGGGAIITNDEEIARHAKFITTTAKVPHPFEYHHSEIGYNYRLPNLNAALLVAQLENLELFLKSKRELAMIYKEYFSKFDDVKFIDEPVDARSNFWLNAVLFESYERRDEFLKFSNENGVFTRPIWQLMNELDMFKDCQRDELKNAKFLSDRIVNIPSSARV, from the coding sequence ATGAGAAAATGTGATTTTGACGAGGTTTTGAAATTTATAAAAAGTGCCTTTGGCAAGGACAAAGTCCCACTTCACGAGCCTAAATTTATAGGCAACGAGAAAAAATATCTGCTTGAATGCATCGACTCTAGCTTTGTCTCAAGTGTTGGTAAATTTGTCGATGAGCTTGAGAGTAAGCTAGCTCAAATGGTCGGAGCAAAATTTGCAGTTGCTACGACAAATGGCACCTCTGCGCTTCATATCTGCCTAAAGTTAGCCGGCGTAGAGCAAAACGACGAAGTGATCACGCAGCCAGTTACTTTTATAGCCACTTGTAACGCCATTAGCTACCTTTTTGCAAAGCCGGTTTTTGTGGACGTTGATCTTGATACTCTTGGTATGTCGCCAACGTCACTTAGTGCGTTTTTGGAGAAAAACTGCGAGCTAAAAGAGGACAACTGTGTAAATAAAACTAGCGGCAGGATAGTGCGTGCCTGCGTCCCTATGCACACTTTTGGACTGCCTTGCAAGATAGTTGAGATAGCTGAAATTTGCAAGCGTTGGAATATCGTTTTGGTAGAAGATAGTGCCGAGAGCCTTGGCAGCTACTATAAAGGCACTCATACAGGGAATTTTGGTAAGCTTGCAGCGATGAGCTTTAATGGCAATAAGATCGTTACCAGCGGAGGTGGCGGAGCTATCATCACAAACGATGAGGAGATAGCAAGGCATGCTAAATTTATCACCACCACAGCCAAAGTGCCACATCCTTTTGAATACCACCACAGCGAGATCGGCTACAACTACCGCCTGCCAAATTTAAATGCGGCCCTGCTTGTGGCGCAGCTTGAAAATTTGGAACTTTTTTTAAAGAGCAAACGCGAACTAGCGATGATCTATAAAGAGTATTTTTCTAAATTTGATGATGTGAAATTTATAGATGAGCCGGTGGATGCCAGGTCGAATTTTTGGCTAAATGCAGTGCTTTTTGAAAGCTATGAAAGACGAGATGAATTTTTGAAATTTAGCAATGAAAATGGCGTTTTTACCCGTCCTATCTGGCAACTCATGAATGAGCTTGATATGTTTAAGGACTGCCAAAGAGATGAGCTAAAAAATGCTAAATTTCTAAGCGATAGGATAGTAAATATCCCAAGTAGTGCAAGAGTGTAA
- a CDS encoding UDP-N-acetylglucosamine 4,6-dehydratase, which translates to MNNILSLIGRTKNLFEDDINALGKNLKEIVSSSSFLVIGGAGSIGSAVTKEIFIRDPKKLYVVDISENNLVELVRDIRSEFGYINGDFKTFAIDVASAEFDALVSQSGGFDYVLNLSALKHVRSEKDPFTLMRMLETNIFNTDKTLMQAFSMKSKKYFCVSTDKAANPVNLMGASKRIMEMFAFRHSLNIDVSMARFANVAFSDGSLLFGFQKRIEKSQPIVAPNDVKRYFLTPKESGELCLLSTIFGENRDIFFPKLDENLDLITFSEIAKRYLANLGYEPFLCENEEEARKLAKVLPKDGFYPCLFSPSDTTGEKDYEEFFVDGERLDMQRLQNIGIVKNDTNFDSKKLEIFKNNILNLKSSLTWSKEDVLREVFELIPNFMHKETGKYLDEKM; encoded by the coding sequence ATGAACAATATCTTAAGTTTAATAGGACGCACGAAAAATCTTTTTGAAGATGATATAAATGCGCTTGGGAAAAATTTAAAAGAGATAGTTTCAAGTTCGAGCTTTCTAGTTATTGGTGGTGCCGGTTCTATCGGTTCAGCTGTGACAAAAGAAATTTTTATAAGAGATCCAAAAAAACTATATGTCGTCGATATCTCTGAAAATAACCTTGTCGAGCTAGTGCGTGACATAAGAAGCGAGTTCGGATATATAAATGGCGACTTTAAAACTTTTGCTATAGATGTTGCAAGTGCTGAGTTTGACGCACTTGTGTCACAAAGTGGTGGATTTGACTACGTGTTAAATTTATCAGCACTAAAGCATGTTAGAAGCGAAAAAGATCCGTTTACACTTATGAGGATGCTCGAAACAAATATCTTTAACACCGATAAAACGCTAATGCAAGCCTTTAGTATGAAGTCAAAAAAATACTTTTGCGTTAGTACTGATAAGGCTGCAAATCCTGTAAATTTAATGGGAGCTAGCAAGCGCATCATGGAGATGTTTGCGTTTAGACACTCTTTAAATATTGACGTCTCAATGGCTAGATTTGCAAACGTGGCATTTAGCGACGGCTCACTTCTTTTTGGCTTTCAAAAGCGTATAGAAAAGTCTCAGCCTATAGTTGCTCCAAACGATGTCAAACGCTACTTTTTAACACCAAAAGAGAGTGGCGAGCTTTGTCTTTTAAGTACCATTTTTGGCGAAAATAGAGATATATTTTTCCCAAAATTAGATGAAAATTTAGACCTCATAACATTTAGCGAGATAGCCAAGCGCTACTTGGCAAATTTAGGCTACGAGCCATTTTTGTGTGAAAATGAGGAGGAGGCTAGAAAGCTTGCAAAAGTGCTTCCAAAAGATGGCTTTTACCCTTGTCTTTTTTCGCCTAGCGATACGACTGGAGAAAAGGACTATGAGGAGTTTTTCGTTGACGGCGAAAGACTTGACATGCAAAGACTTCAAAATATCGGCATAGTCAAAAATGATACAAATTTTGATAGCAAAAAGCTAGAAATTTTTAAAAACAATATTTTAAATTTAAAATCAAGCTTGACATGGAGCAAAGAGGACGTTTTACGCGAAGTTTTTGAGCTCATACCAAATTTTATGCATAAAGAAACAGGAAAATATCTCGATGAGAAAATGTGA
- a CDS encoding ABC transporter ATP-binding protein: protein MTNLKKLLAITTRQEKKNFIILIFMSIFLSVIETIGISAIMPFITLASDPSKIVGNEYSKKIYDFFDFSATTNFMIFFGLFLIGFYIFRAFYSIFYNYLLNKFAFGRFHSFAFRLFKNYTNLPYKRFVKRNSSELIKTIVNEASNLSFYMQSLLLTFSEFFTIVLLYTLLLLMNWKMTLVLTILLGAKVLFLLFFLKKRIEKEGTRRSIMQSKFYKILNETFGNFKIIKLIQNEQKLYSEFSSISYGYAKANIVSNTLNQLPRLSLETIGFGVLIGIVVYVLFKYNDANFVLPIISMYALALYRILPALNRILSNYNTLLFLSSSLDIVYSDLSYTPQTEGKDFMDFKNKIELINVSFEYNKNKKVLKNINITINKGDKIAFVGESGSGKSTLVDLIIGLYKPLSGEIIIDGKKLASDNIKSYRSKVGYIPQSIYLFDGTVGENVAFGYEYDKERIIEVLKKANIYDFLSSKEGIDTLVGDGGIQLSGGQKQRIGIARALYSDPEILVLDEATSALDNETEAKIMDEIYEISQDKTLLIIAHRLSTIERCDRKIMLSNGKII, encoded by the coding sequence ATGACTAATTTGAAAAAGCTATTAGCAATAACAACAAGACAAGAAAAGAAAAATTTTATTATTTTGATTTTTATGAGTATTTTTTTGTCGGTTATTGAAACCATTGGAATATCTGCTATTATGCCGTTTATTACCTTAGCATCAGATCCATCAAAAATAGTTGGTAATGAATATTCAAAAAAAATTTATGACTTTTTTGACTTTTCTGCTACTACTAATTTTATGATTTTTTTTGGTCTTTTTTTAATAGGTTTTTATATTTTTAGAGCTTTTTACTCGATATTTTATAATTATTTGCTTAATAAATTTGCATTTGGAAGATTTCATTCTTTTGCATTTAGACTTTTTAAAAACTATACAAATTTACCGTATAAAAGATTTGTAAAAAGAAATAGTTCGGAACTAATAAAGACTATTGTAAATGAAGCTTCAAACCTTTCTTTTTATATGCAAAGCCTACTTTTGACATTCTCAGAATTTTTTACTATAGTATTGCTGTATACCTTATTGCTTTTAATGAATTGGAAAATGACTCTAGTTTTAACTATTCTTTTGGGGGCAAAAGTATTATTTCTATTGTTTTTTCTAAAAAAAAGAATAGAAAAAGAAGGCACAAGAAGATCAATAATGCAATCAAAATTTTATAAAATTTTAAATGAAACATTTGGAAATTTTAAAATTATAAAACTTATACAGAATGAACAAAAACTTTATAGTGAATTTTCTAGTATAAGCTATGGCTATGCAAAAGCCAATATTGTAAGCAATACTTTAAACCAACTACCTAGACTCTCGTTAGAAACGATTGGTTTTGGTGTTCTTATAGGAATTGTTGTCTACGTTCTTTTTAAATATAATGATGCAAACTTTGTTTTGCCAATCATTTCTATGTATGCTCTAGCTTTATATAGAATTCTTCCTGCTTTAAATAGAATACTTTCTAACTATAATACTCTTTTGTTTTTATCTAGCTCTCTTGATATTGTATATAGCGATCTTAGCTATACTCCGCAAACAGAAGGTAAAGATTTTATGGATTTTAAAAACAAAATAGAACTAATAAATGTAAGTTTTGAATATAATAAAAATAAAAAGGTTCTTAAAAATATCAATATAACTATAAATAAAGGCGATAAAATTGCTTTTGTAGGAGAGAGTGGGAGTGGAAAGTCCACACTAGTTGACTTAATTATCGGATTATATAAACCTCTTAGTGGCGAAATAATCATAGATGGAAAGAAATTAGCTTCTGATAATATAAAATCTTATAGATCAAAAGTAGGCTATATACCACAATCGATATATCTTTTTGATGGTACAGTCGGAGAAAATGTGGCTTTTGGCTATGAATATGATAAAGAAAGAATAATAGAAGTCTTAAAGAAGGCTAATATATATGATTTCTTATCCTCAAAAGAAGGGATAGACACACTGGTTGGAGATGGTGGAATTCAGTTGAGTGGCGGACAAAAACAAAGAATAGGAATAGCTAGAGCTCTATATAGTGACCCCGAAATTTTAGTATTAGATGAAGCAACAAGTGCTTTAGATAACGAAACAGAAGCAAAAATAATGGACGAGATATATGAAATAAGTCAAGATAAGACATTATTAATAATCGCACACAGATTAAGTACAATTGAAAGATGTGATAGGAAGATAATGCTATCTAATGGAAAAATAATATGA